A part of Sulfurifustis variabilis genomic DNA contains:
- a CDS encoding GNAT family N-acetyltransferase, translating into MRPVTLIHVDSALQAILARGPEDFEARYHATLGRQGELVREVVRQSLAFFPSADDEPVWSGFLAVDEVSGTVVGSCAFKGPPSADGTVEIAYFTFPEFERSGFGTAMAAKLVEIALTANAVNAVIAHTLPERNASTRILEKIGMRLLGEILDPEDGTVWRWELSSGR; encoded by the coding sequence ATGCGCCCCGTCACGCTCATCCACGTGGACTCCGCACTCCAGGCGATCCTGGCGCGCGGCCCGGAAGATTTCGAAGCGAGGTATCACGCCACGCTCGGCCGCCAAGGCGAGCTGGTGCGCGAGGTCGTGCGCCAGTCGCTCGCGTTCTTTCCTTCGGCGGACGACGAGCCGGTCTGGAGCGGTTTCCTCGCGGTGGACGAGGTCAGCGGCACGGTCGTCGGCTCCTGCGCCTTCAAGGGCCCGCCGTCGGCGGACGGGACCGTGGAGATCGCCTACTTCACGTTTCCCGAGTTCGAGCGAAGCGGCTTCGGAACGGCGATGGCGGCCAAGCTGGTCGAAATCGCCCTGACCGCGAACGCGGTGAATGCGGTCATCGCGCACACGCTGCCCGAGCGCAATGCCTCCACCCGCATACTGGAGAAGATCGGTATGCGTCTCCTGGGAGAGATCCTGGATCCGGAGGACGGGACGGTCTGGCGCTGGGAGCTGTCGAGCGGTCGGTAA
- a CDS encoding outer membrane lipoprotein-sorting protein, with product MAAGTAVALLLSGPAAAQDAAAIVQAAIDYWRDVSSYSVADMTIHRPDWQRTMTIRVWTRGQDDSLVRVVAPPKDAGNATLLVGDDMWSFAPKINRVVKIPSSMMNQSWMGSDFSNNDLAKADDLVRHYRHRLLRTESHEGRRLHVIESVPREEAPVVWGKEIVKIREDHLVLEHEFYDQAGVLVKRLTSLDIRPMGGKLVAARQRMQKADKPEEWTEIRVNEARFAIDIPPHTFTLSNLRNPRG from the coding sequence ATGGCGGCCGGTACGGCCGTCGCCCTGCTGTTGTCCGGCCCGGCGGCGGCGCAGGATGCCGCCGCCATCGTGCAGGCCGCCATCGACTACTGGCGGGACGTCTCGTCCTACTCGGTCGCGGACATGACGATCCACCGACCCGACTGGCAGCGGACGATGACGATACGCGTGTGGACGCGCGGGCAGGACGATTCCCTGGTGCGCGTGGTCGCGCCGCCGAAGGACGCCGGCAACGCCACCCTCCTGGTCGGCGACGACATGTGGAGCTTCGCCCCGAAGATCAACCGCGTCGTCAAGATCCCGTCGAGCATGATGAACCAGAGCTGGATGGGTTCCGATTTCTCGAACAACGACCTGGCGAAGGCGGACGACCTCGTGCGGCACTACCGGCATCGGCTGCTGCGGACCGAAAGCCACGAGGGGCGGCGTCTCCACGTGATCGAATCGGTGCCGCGAGAGGAAGCACCCGTGGTGTGGGGGAAGGAGATCGTGAAAATACGCGAGGACCACCTGGTGCTCGAGCACGAGTTCTATGATCAGGCCGGCGTGCTCGTCAAGCGGCTCACCAGCCTCGACATCCGCCCCATGGGCGGCAAGCTCGTCGCGGCGCGGCAGCGCATGCAGAAGGCCGACAAGCCCGAGGAATGGACGGAGATCCGGGTGAACGAGGCGCGCTTCGCGATCGACATCCCGCCGCACACGTTCACGCTCTCCAACCTGCGCAACCCTCGCGGGTGA
- a CDS encoding ABC transporter ATP-binding protein, whose product MPEEKGRVTGGADAGAVADRGAVVVCRGVSKVYRQDAVAVQALTDIDLDIPRLDLVCLSGPSGSGKSTLLNLIGGLDRPTRGEITVAGRRVDRMEKGELADLRLRHIGFVFQAYNLIPVLSAIENVEFVMQLQGVPAAERTRKAREILTEVGLEGLEHRRPGELSGGQQQRVAVARAIVSEPALVLADEPTANLDSKTAENLMQLLVHMNAEHGVTFVFSTHDRLVMDFSRRLIKLRDGRIVADERRG is encoded by the coding sequence GTGCCTGAGGAAAAGGGGAGGGTGACCGGCGGGGCAGACGCGGGCGCGGTTGCGGACCGCGGCGCGGTCGTCGTTTGCCGGGGCGTGAGCAAGGTGTATCGGCAGGACGCGGTCGCGGTGCAGGCGCTCACCGACATCGACCTCGACATCCCCCGCCTCGATCTGGTCTGCCTCTCCGGGCCCTCCGGCTCCGGCAAGAGCACGCTCCTCAACCTCATCGGCGGGCTCGATCGGCCCACGCGGGGAGAGATCACGGTCGCGGGGAGGCGGGTGGACCGGATGGAGAAGGGCGAGCTGGCGGACCTCCGGCTGCGCCACATCGGGTTCGTGTTCCAGGCGTACAACCTGATCCCGGTGCTTTCCGCGATCGAGAACGTCGAGTTCGTGATGCAACTGCAGGGCGTGCCGGCGGCGGAACGCACGCGCAAGGCCCGCGAGATCCTGACGGAGGTGGGCCTCGAGGGCCTGGAGCACCGGCGGCCGGGCGAGCTCTCCGGCGGCCAGCAGCAGCGCGTGGCCGTCGCCCGCGCGATCGTTTCGGAGCCCGCGCTCGTGCTCGCCGACGAGCCGACGGCCAACCTGGATTCGAAGACCGCCGAGAACCTGATGCAGCTCCTCGTGCACATGAACGCCGAGCACGGCGTCACCTTCGTCTTCTCGACGCACGACCGGCTGGTCATGGACTTCTCCCGGCGGCTCATCAAGCTGCGCGACGGCCGCATCGTCGCGGACGAGCGCAGGGGCTGA
- a CDS encoding ABC transporter permease, whose product MNELGLLATLAWRNLWRHRWRTVVILFALALGIWSMVTLGALSRGSLEQQLAKAILNLTGHVQIHAPAYRDDPVIEHRLPAPPPALGEVLDGPGVRAWAARVRVPAVISSERESAGVVLVGIEPRRERGLSFIADAVTEGRYLESPDDPGLLLGRKLAERLETALGRRVVLMSQDVANDIADRGFRVIGIFDASPEAIETGYVFVGRAVAQDLLGLGDAVSEIALVAPDRERLGPVLADLRRAAPDADVQPWTRLEPLLVLTENVTDVVLVIWYVIVFVAMSFGMVNTLLMAVFERTREFGLFQALGMPPRQILLQVLLESVILLLCALALGNAAAWATLRALEGGIDLSAFAEGLELVGVSPVIYPALSPGDATIANALVFVLGLAASLYPAWRAARYVPVEAITRA is encoded by the coding sequence GTGAACGAGCTCGGCCTCCTCGCGACCCTGGCCTGGCGGAACCTCTGGCGCCACCGATGGCGCACGGTCGTGATCCTGTTCGCGCTCGCGCTCGGCATCTGGTCGATGGTGACGCTCGGCGCGCTGTCGCGCGGCTCTCTCGAACAGCAGCTGGCGAAGGCCATCCTCAATCTGACCGGCCACGTGCAGATCCACGCGCCGGCGTACCGTGACGACCCCGTGATCGAGCACCGGCTCCCCGCGCCCCCGCCGGCGTTAGGCGAGGTGCTGGACGGTCCCGGGGTCCGCGCGTGGGCCGCCCGGGTGCGCGTGCCGGCGGTCATCTCGAGCGAGCGCGAGTCGGCGGGCGTGGTGCTGGTCGGAATCGAGCCGCGGCGGGAACGCGGTCTGTCGTTTATCGCCGACGCGGTGACCGAGGGCCGGTATCTCGAGAGCCCGGACGACCCCGGGCTGCTGCTGGGCCGCAAGCTCGCCGAGCGCCTGGAAACCGCGCTCGGCCGGCGCGTGGTGCTCATGAGTCAGGACGTCGCGAACGACATCGCCGACCGCGGATTTCGCGTGATCGGCATATTCGACGCGAGCCCCGAGGCGATCGAGACGGGCTACGTCTTCGTGGGCCGCGCGGTCGCGCAGGACCTGCTCGGTCTCGGCGACGCCGTCTCGGAGATCGCGCTCGTCGCGCCGGACCGCGAGCGCCTGGGACCGGTATTGGCGGACCTGCGCCGGGCGGCCCCCGATGCCGACGTCCAGCCGTGGACCCGGCTCGAACCGTTGCTGGTTCTGACCGAGAACGTCACCGACGTCGTCCTCGTCATCTGGTACGTGATCGTGTTCGTCGCCATGTCGTTCGGGATGGTCAACACGCTGCTCATGGCGGTGTTCGAGCGCACGCGTGAGTTCGGCCTGTTTCAGGCCCTCGGGATGCCGCCGCGACAGATCCTCCTGCAGGTCCTGCTCGAGTCCGTGATCCTGCTCCTCTGCGCGCTCGCGCTCGGCAATGCCGCCGCCTGGGCGACGTTGCGGGCGCTCGAGGGCGGCATCGATCTCTCCGCTTTCGCCGAGGGCCTGGAGCTGGTCGGCGTCAGCCCCGTGATCTACCCCGCGCTTTCCCCGGGCGACGCGACGATCGCGAACGCGCTCGTCTTCGTGCTGGGCCTGGCCGCGAGTCTCTACCCGGCGTGGCGCGCCGCGCGGTATGTTCCGGTCGAGGCGATTACGCGTGCCTGA
- a CDS encoding DUF167 domain-containing protein, giving the protein MRLNVKVVPGASRSGIAGWLGEVLKVRVAAPPEGGRANAAVERLIAEALGLPRAQVRLISGASSARKTLEIAGMAEREVLARLKGGEGE; this is encoded by the coding sequence ATGAGGCTCAACGTCAAGGTCGTTCCCGGGGCATCGCGCAGCGGGATCGCCGGCTGGCTCGGCGAGGTCCTGAAGGTGCGGGTGGCCGCGCCGCCCGAAGGAGGCCGCGCGAACGCCGCGGTGGAGCGCCTGATCGCGGAAGCGCTCGGGTTGCCGCGCGCACAGGTGCGGTTGATCTCCGGGGCGAGCTCCGCGCGCAAGACGCTGGAGATCGCCGGGATGGCCGAACGCGAGGTGCTTGCCAGACTCAAGGGAGGTGAAGGCGAATGA
- a CDS encoding EcsC family protein codes for MRSPTMETMKTDAISAEEREELESAYRQLEQPSFAIWLSSMLGAPLEQSITLLPAFWQRRLRQAAETSIGRTLDVAIRSLEARPRRWSGAPLHRTVVALSGAASGFVGPLGLLGDLPVTTTVMLRAIAAIARDHGENLDDLEARLACMQVFALGGRTREDDAAETGYYGLRVALGMHFPGARHAGAAHIPYAIELARQIAARFGVVISQHAAVRLIPVAGAVGGATLNLLFMRHFENVARGHFTMRRLERKHGAEPVRLAYERLALARDRQPSA; via the coding sequence GTGCGCTCGCCCACCATGGAAACGATGAAGACGGACGCGATCTCCGCAGAGGAGAGGGAAGAGCTCGAGTCGGCGTACCGCCAGCTCGAGCAGCCCTCCTTCGCGATCTGGCTGAGCAGCATGCTCGGCGCGCCGCTCGAGCAGAGTATCACTCTCCTGCCGGCGTTCTGGCAGCGCCGCCTGCGGCAGGCGGCCGAAACGAGCATCGGGCGCACGCTCGACGTCGCGATCCGGTCGCTCGAGGCGCGTCCGCGGCGCTGGTCCGGAGCGCCCCTGCATCGCACCGTGGTCGCGCTGAGCGGCGCGGCGAGCGGGTTCGTGGGCCCGCTCGGCCTCCTCGGCGATCTGCCCGTGACCACGACGGTGATGCTCCGGGCCATCGCCGCGATCGCGCGGGACCACGGCGAGAACCTCGATGACCTCGAGGCGCGACTCGCGTGCATGCAGGTGTTCGCGCTCGGCGGCCGCACGCGGGAGGACGACGCGGCCGAGACCGGTTACTACGGCCTGCGCGTGGCGCTCGGCATGCATTTTCCGGGAGCACGGCACGCCGGCGCGGCCCACATCCCCTACGCGATCGAGCTGGCCCGCCAGATCGCGGCGCGCTTCGGCGTCGTGATCTCGCAGCACGCCGCCGTGCGGCTGATTCCGGTCGCGGGCGCCGTGGGCGGCGCGACCCTGAACCTGCTCTTCATGCGCCACTTCGAGAACGTCGCCCGCGGGCACTTCACGATGCGCCGGCTGGAACGCAAGCACGGTGCGGAGCCCGTTCGTCTGGCGTATGAGCGACTGGCGCTCGCCCGTGACCGGCAGCCGTCAGCCTGA
- a CDS encoding ABC transporter permease, producing MSGITVRLAWRNLWRHRRRTWLTISAIAFAAMLLVFLIAIQLGAYDMIIDNAVRVYTGQMQIQRPEYLDRPQMRTSIPAARELAGRLRRETGLPGIAVRANGFALATGEDRSYGVPVVGVEPEHEPRVSTLPRLIRQGRYFSAVDAPEAVLGATLARNLRLGVGDELTLLGAGRDGSVAAAVVPVVGIFESGNPELDRHVVQLPLATFQDVFSMGDDAHAIVVSGPDLERYASTLALVRAALPPGGDLVVRDWEALIPGLKQLVQADMLQNWFLYISLIVIVTFSILNTFLMSVLERTREFGIMLALGSTPLRIGALVVFESAVLTVIGLALGVVAGGAVALYFYFEGFTFPGMKEIHQQFGLPGVITPELSPVTLLLGPAVILAFTLAAALYPALRIRRLEPVEAMHAVQ from the coding sequence GTGAGCGGCATTACCGTCAGGCTGGCATGGCGCAATCTCTGGCGGCACCGCCGGCGCACCTGGCTCACGATCTCGGCCATCGCCTTCGCCGCGATGTTGCTCGTGTTCCTGATCGCCATCCAGCTCGGCGCCTACGACATGATCATCGACAATGCCGTGCGCGTGTATACGGGGCAGATGCAGATACAGCGCCCGGAATACCTCGACAGGCCGCAGATGCGAACCAGCATCCCGGCGGCGCGCGAGCTCGCCGGGAGGCTGCGCCGGGAAACGGGGCTTCCGGGCATCGCCGTGCGCGCGAACGGCTTCGCGCTGGCGACGGGGGAGGACCGTTCCTACGGCGTGCCGGTCGTGGGCGTCGAGCCGGAACACGAGCCGCGGGTGTCGACGCTTCCCCGGCTCATACGGCAGGGACGCTACTTCAGCGCGGTCGATGCGCCGGAGGCGGTGCTCGGCGCGACCCTCGCGCGCAACCTGCGACTCGGCGTCGGCGACGAGCTGACATTGCTCGGCGCCGGGCGCGACGGGTCCGTGGCCGCCGCGGTGGTTCCGGTCGTCGGCATCTTCGAGAGCGGCAATCCCGAGCTCGACCGACACGTCGTGCAGCTGCCGCTCGCGACGTTCCAGGACGTCTTCAGCATGGGGGACGATGCGCACGCCATCGTCGTATCCGGCCCGGACCTCGAGCGGTACGCGTCGACCCTGGCGCTGGTCCGCGCGGCTCTTCCGCCGGGCGGGGACCTCGTGGTGCGCGACTGGGAAGCGCTCATCCCGGGACTGAAGCAGCTCGTGCAGGCGGACATGCTCCAGAACTGGTTTCTGTACATCTCGCTGATCGTCATCGTCACGTTCAGCATACTCAACACCTTCCTGATGTCCGTGCTCGAGCGTACGCGCGAGTTCGGGATCATGCTCGCGCTCGGCAGCACGCCGCTTCGCATCGGCGCGCTGGTGGTGTTCGAGTCCGCGGTGCTGACCGTCATCGGCCTCGCGCTGGGCGTCGTCGCCGGCGGCGCCGTCGCGCTCTACTTCTACTTCGAGGGCTTCACCTTCCCGGGCATGAAGGAGATCCACCAGCAGTTCGGCCTGCCGGGCGTGATCACGCCCGAGCTCTCGCCCGTCACGCTGCTCCTCGGGCCCGCCGTCATCCTGGCGTTCACGCTCGCCGCGGCGCTGTACCCGGCGTTGCGGATACGGCGCCTGGAGCCGGTCGAGGCGATGCACGCGGTGCAGTGA
- a CDS encoding c-type cytochrome, with the protein MSTVTRALLLGGLLAGGPLAVADISRERPPEVTLPPPARPETRKAPEGEIPRGQLLYENHCRGCHESVVHVRERRSARTLAALEGAVRRWVKAQGLGWDDEEIVEVTDFLNARYYKLTR; encoded by the coding sequence ATGAGTACCGTCACGCGCGCGTTGCTGCTCGGCGGTCTGCTCGCGGGAGGGCCTTTGGCGGTCGCGGACATTTCCCGGGAGCGCCCGCCGGAGGTCACGCTGCCGCCGCCGGCACGCCCCGAAACACGGAAGGCGCCCGAGGGCGAGATCCCGCGCGGCCAGCTCCTCTACGAGAACCACTGCCGCGGGTGCCACGAAAGCGTCGTGCACGTGCGCGAACGGCGGAGCGCCCGTACGCTCGCGGCGCTCGAGGGCGCGGTGCGCCGCTGGGTGAAAGCCCAGGGGCTGGGATGGGACGACGAGGAGATCGTCGAAGTGACCGACTTCCTGAACGCGCGATACTACAAGCTCACGCGCTGA
- a CDS encoding DUF456 domain-containing protein has translation MATTVLLWVLAVALILVGLAGLLLPALPGPPLLFGGLLLAAWAEDFAYIGTLTLVALGLMALLMYLLDFAATAFGARRFGATRRAMIGAALGTVVGLFLGLPGVLVGPFVGAVIGELSTRRDLRTAGRAGVGATFGLVLGAAAKLALAFAMIGIFIVARFV, from the coding sequence ATGGCGACCACCGTCCTGCTCTGGGTTCTCGCCGTGGCGCTGATCCTGGTCGGCCTCGCGGGTCTGCTCCTGCCCGCGCTTCCCGGGCCGCCGCTCCTCTTCGGGGGCCTGCTGCTCGCGGCCTGGGCCGAGGACTTCGCCTACATCGGCACGCTCACGCTCGTCGCTCTCGGGCTGATGGCGCTCCTCATGTACCTCCTCGACTTCGCGGCGACCGCGTTCGGCGCGCGACGGTTCGGCGCGACGCGTCGCGCGATGATCGGCGCGGCGCTCGGCACCGTCGTCGGCCTTTTTCTCGGCCTGCCGGGCGTGCTCGTCGGGCCGTTCGTCGGGGCGGTCATCGGCGAGCTGTCCACGCGCCGCGACCTGCGCACGGCGGGGCGCGCGGGCGTCGGGGCGACCTTCGGCCTCGTGCTCGGCGCGGCGGCGAAGCTGGCGCTCGCCTTCGCCATGATCGGAATCTTCATCGTCGCCCGGTTCGTTTAG
- a CDS encoding GNAT family N-acetyltransferase — MTGSRQPEAAFVLRACTPGDFEAIYAIVNEAAGAYRGVIPADRWKEPYLSRTELREEIDAGVTFWGCEIEGELVGVMGIQPRGEVALIRHAYTRPARQREGIGGRLLEFLRARAGTPLLVGTWRAARWAIAFYERHGFRPVAGDESAALLRRYWRIPERQVQTSVVLADRPPRGAAT; from the coding sequence GTGACCGGCAGCCGTCAGCCTGAGGCGGCGTTCGTGCTGCGTGCCTGTACGCCGGGCGACTTCGAGGCGATCTACGCGATCGTCAACGAGGCGGCCGGGGCCTATCGCGGCGTCATCCCGGCGGATCGCTGGAAGGAGCCGTACCTGTCGCGGACGGAGCTGAGGGAGGAGATCGACGCGGGCGTGACGTTCTGGGGATGCGAAATCGAAGGCGAGCTGGTCGGCGTGATGGGCATACAGCCGCGCGGCGAGGTGGCGCTGATCCGGCACGCGTACACGCGCCCGGCGCGACAGCGAGAAGGGATCGGCGGGCGCCTGCTCGAATTCCTCCGCGCACGGGCCGGGACGCCGCTGCTGGTCGGCACCTGGAGGGCGGCCAGGTGGGCGATCGCGTTCTACGAGCGACACGGTTTCCGGCCGGTCGCCGGCGACGAGTCCGCCGCGCTGCTCCGTCGCTACTGGCGCATTCCCGAGCGGCAGGTGCAGACGTCGGTCGTCCTGGCGGATCGCCCGCCACGCGGCGCCGCGACCTGA
- a CDS encoding DUF423 domain-containing protein: MLVVVLGAFGAHALRARIPAELMASYQTGILYHLFHALGLLAVGLIAAHLPASGLVRAAGWLMLVGTVLFSGSLYVLAISGVRALGAVTPFGGFAFIAAWLLLAVALFRS, encoded by the coding sequence ATGCTCGTCGTGGTGCTCGGCGCCTTCGGCGCGCACGCGCTGCGCGCGCGTATCCCCGCGGAGCTGATGGCGTCGTACCAGACCGGCATCCTTTACCATCTGTTTCACGCGCTCGGCCTGCTCGCCGTGGGCCTGATTGCGGCGCACCTGCCCGCGTCGGGCCTCGTGCGCGCGGCCGGCTGGCTGATGCTCGTCGGCACGGTGCTTTTCTCCGGCAGCCTGTATGTCCTCGCGATCAGCGGCGTGCGCGCGCTCGGGGCGGTCACGCCCTTTGGCGGATTCGCGTTCATCGCCGCGTGGCTGCTGCTCGCCGTCGCGCTGTTCCGGTCCTGA
- a CDS encoding sulfite exporter TauE/SafE family protein yields MYFATAGIEVQPWIPPLVAFVISVFTSMGGVAGAVLLLPFQVSVLGFVSPSVTATNILYNLVAIPGGVYRFVRDGRLLWPLAWAIAAATLPGVFLGAWVRVNVLVDPRAFKLFAALVLLYVGVRMLQALLADRQSPRPELAAGADSRLESVRFDRAHIAFAFKGQVFRIRIAALAGLGFAVGLVGGAYGIGGGGIIAPMLVGLYRLPAQAIAGAALWGTFVTSLGAVLFYHALAPFHPELAVSPDWALGLLFGLGGAAGVYVGARLQRVAPSALIKGVLAVCLLVPALYYVREFLNG; encoded by the coding sequence GTGTACTTCGCCACCGCCGGCATCGAAGTCCAGCCCTGGATTCCGCCGCTCGTCGCGTTCGTCATTTCGGTATTCACGTCGATGGGCGGCGTGGCGGGCGCGGTGCTGCTGTTGCCCTTCCAGGTGAGCGTCCTCGGGTTCGTAAGCCCGTCCGTCACGGCAACGAACATCCTGTACAACCTCGTCGCCATCCCGGGCGGCGTCTACCGCTTCGTCCGCGATGGGCGGCTGCTCTGGCCGCTCGCGTGGGCGATCGCCGCGGCCACGCTACCGGGTGTCTTCCTCGGCGCGTGGGTGCGGGTGAACGTCCTGGTCGATCCGCGCGCGTTCAAGCTGTTCGCCGCGCTCGTGCTGCTCTACGTCGGCGTACGCATGCTGCAGGCGCTGCTGGCGGATCGCCAAAGCCCGCGACCGGAGCTGGCGGCAGGCGCCGATTCTCGACTCGAGTCGGTGCGTTTCGACAGGGCGCATATCGCGTTCGCGTTCAAGGGGCAGGTTTTTCGCATCCGGATCGCGGCGCTCGCCGGTCTCGGCTTCGCGGTCGGGCTCGTGGGCGGCGCGTACGGCATCGGCGGCGGGGGCATCATCGCGCCGATGCTGGTGGGGCTCTACCGTCTCCCGGCCCAGGCGATCGCCGGAGCCGCGCTCTGGGGGACGTTCGTCACTTCGCTCGGCGCCGTGCTCTTCTACCACGCGCTCGCACCGTTTCATCCGGAGCTCGCCGTCTCGCCCGACTGGGCGCTCGGCCTGCTTTTCGGGCTGGGCGGCGCGGCGGGCGTGTACGTCGGCGCGCGCCTGCAGAGGGTGGCGCCGTCGGCGCTGATCAAGGGCGTGCTCGCGGTGTGCCTGCTCGTGCCCGCGCTGTACTACGTCCGGGAGTTCCTGAACGGCTAG
- a CDS encoding YeeE/YedE thiosulfate transporter family protein translates to MEHAPTAPIWLPRIRAVLVVLCSNLTAIVLLALFLLSAVYASEAEPIGSAEEARRWWQQAAEQGQPDMQYGLARMYETGAPTLGIAVDPDLALKWYLRAGEQGHAPSLYATGRIYEEGRGVAANRETALHWYNEAALRGHEGARERLAGLAAEAAPDVAAVAPAPTAPARTSAVEKNWLERPWDALSDFTRTAFAQGAAGPYWSWWQGAIALALIMLAFWLLVRAPMGVSSSWDHVVHWRDYERMRRAEQALAKNQDAVTDALLAETIAQFGNAAIAEFRAKTAPQAKKIRMSSTAKAPWPTHFTFLACMLLGGLFASFFAGTWEVQWSLGPEFERLFGAGWHTWVLLTAGGFLVGFGTRMAGGCTSGHGVNGCARLQPGSLVGTASFFGTAVAMTLLLERVL, encoded by the coding sequence ATGGAACACGCGCCGACCGCTCCGATCTGGCTCCCGCGCATCCGCGCGGTGCTCGTCGTGCTCTGCTCGAACCTGACGGCGATCGTGCTTCTCGCCCTGTTCCTGCTCTCGGCGGTGTACGCGTCCGAAGCGGAACCGATCGGCAGCGCTGAGGAGGCGCGGCGCTGGTGGCAGCAGGCGGCGGAGCAGGGCCAGCCGGACATGCAGTACGGGCTCGCGCGCATGTACGAGACGGGCGCGCCGACCCTGGGCATCGCGGTCGATCCGGATCTGGCGCTGAAGTGGTACTTGCGCGCCGGCGAGCAGGGCCACGCGCCGTCCCTGTACGCCACCGGTCGAATCTACGAGGAAGGACGCGGCGTCGCGGCGAACCGGGAGACGGCGCTGCACTGGTACAACGAGGCGGCCCTGCGCGGCCACGAGGGCGCGCGCGAGCGCCTCGCCGGGCTCGCCGCCGAGGCCGCACCCGACGTGGCGGCGGTTGCGCCCGCGCCGACCGCGCCCGCGCGGACGTCCGCCGTCGAAAAAAACTGGCTCGAGCGTCCGTGGGACGCGCTATCGGATTTCACGCGGACGGCGTTCGCGCAGGGTGCGGCGGGACCCTATTGGAGCTGGTGGCAGGGCGCGATCGCCCTCGCCCTGATCATGCTCGCGTTCTGGCTGCTCGTGCGGGCGCCGATGGGTGTCTCGTCGAGCTGGGATCACGTCGTTCATTGGCGCGACTACGAACGGATGCGGCGCGCCGAGCAGGCGCTCGCGAAGAACCAGGACGCCGTCACCGACGCCCTGCTCGCCGAGACGATCGCGCAGTTCGGAAACGCGGCGATCGCGGAGTTCAGGGCGAAGACGGCGCCGCAGGCGAAGAAGATCCGGATGTCGTCGACCGCCAAGGCGCCCTGGCCGACGCATTTCACCTTCCTCGCGTGCATGCTGCTCGGCGGTCTGTTCGCGAGCTTCTTTGCCGGCACGTGGGAAGTTCAGTGGAGCCTGGGCCCCGAGTTCGAACGCCTGTTCGGCGCCGGCTGGCACACCTGGGTGCTCCTTACCGCAGGGGGTTTTCTGGTCGGCTTCGGCACGCGCATGGCCGGCGGCTGCACGTCCGGTCACGGGGTCAACGGCTGCGCGCGCCTTCAGCCGGGCAGCCTGGTCGGTACCGCCTCCTTCTTCGGCACCGCGGTCGCCATGACGCTGCTCCTCGAGAGGGTTCTGTGA
- a CDS encoding quinone oxidoreductase family protein, with translation MAKAIRMHATGGPDVLRWEDHDPVPPGEGEARVRHDAVGLNFIDVYHRTGVYALPLPVTPGLEGAGVVEAVGPGVTEVAAGDRVAYAGQPPGAYAEVRNIPAHRLVKLPPEITTRQAAGMMLKGMTARYLLRGCYPVTFGTTVLLHAAAGGVGSIVSQWAKHLGAMVIGTVGSTEKAERARAHGCDHVIRYDQEDFVARAKEITLGKGVDVVYDSVGQATFLKSLDCLRPMGTMVSFGQSSGKIAPLDIGILSAKGSLFLTRPTIMTYTAKREALLAHANDLFEVVRSGVVKIDITRTYPLAETAQAHRDLEARRTTGSVVLLPG, from the coding sequence ATGGCCAAAGCGATCCGCATGCACGCAACCGGGGGGCCCGACGTGCTCCGGTGGGAAGACCACGATCCCGTGCCGCCGGGCGAGGGCGAGGCGCGCGTGCGCCATGATGCGGTCGGGCTCAACTTCATCGACGTGTATCACCGCACCGGGGTCTACGCCCTCCCGCTCCCCGTGACCCCCGGGCTCGAAGGCGCCGGGGTGGTCGAGGCGGTCGGTCCGGGCGTGACGGAAGTCGCCGCCGGTGACCGCGTCGCCTACGCCGGGCAACCGCCCGGCGCGTACGCGGAAGTGCGCAACATTCCGGCCCATCGCCTGGTGAAGCTGCCGCCCGAGATCACCACGCGCCAGGCGGCGGGGATGATGCTGAAGGGCATGACCGCGCGCTACCTGCTGCGCGGCTGCTACCCGGTGACCTTCGGCACGACCGTCCTGCTGCACGCGGCGGCCGGCGGCGTGGGCTCGATCGTGTCGCAATGGGCGAAGCACCTCGGGGCTATGGTGATCGGCACGGTCGGCTCGACGGAGAAGGCCGAGCGCGCCCGCGCGCACGGCTGCGACCACGTCATCCGCTACGACCAGGAGGACTTCGTCGCGCGCGCGAAAGAGATCACGCTCGGAAAGGGCGTGGACGTGGTGTACGACTCGGTCGGGCAGGCGACCTTCCTCAAGTCGCTCGACTGCCTGCGCCCGATGGGCACGATGGTGAGCTTCGGTCAGTCCTCGGGCAAGATCGCGCCGCTCGACATCGGCATTTTGTCCGCGAAGGGATCGCTCTTCCTGACGCGCCCGACCATCATGACCTACACGGCGAAGCGCGAGGCGCTGCTCGCGCACGCCAACGACCTGTTCGAGGTGGTGCGCTCGGGCGTGGTGAAGATCGACATCACCCGCACGTACCCGCTCGCCGAAACGGCGCAGGCGCACCGCGACCTCGAGGCCCGCAGGACGACCGGCTCGGTCGTGCTCCTGCCGGGCTGA